Genomic segment of Armatimonadota bacterium:
CGGCATCCTTCAACAGGACGAGAAGCTGTTTGACGGCCATCTCGCCGCCTATCGCCTTCACTGCTCCGGCAGCCGCAATCCGCTCCTCAGGCTTCATCTGCTGCACCTTGTCATACAGCCTGTCGCGTTTCATCAGCTTGCCCGCCGCCGCGATCCGCTGCTCCGGCGAACCCACGCGCAACTGCTGTGCAAGACGACCGACCTGAACCTGTCGGGCGATGCCCATGCCGATCGCGTAGAGAATTGCAAGACCGATGATTCCCCGAACGAGATACTTGCTCTTCAAGTGTTCTACACTCCTGATCTGAGTATTGGTCCCGAACTGCGATTAGAGACCCCTGACCTAACGTGCAACCGCCCAGGACGCGGCGACTGACGCGAACGCCAGTATCACCGCCCAGCAGCGCCACTTCGATATCGTCATGAACTGCAGGCCGATCAGCAGGCACAGCGGCACCACCAGCAACGACATCAGCATCGCCTGCTCCGTGTCCACCGATCCGCCCGGGCTCAGGGCGGCGTCAAGCCATCCCTTCACGGCGCCAAACATCGCGCCGAATCCGACTGCCGCCATCAGGCCCGGGAGCAGTTTCTCCGGGACGCCCAAATCCGCCACGATGCTGATGATGAACAGCATGACCGCCAGCAGACCCGTCGCCACCAAGGCCGGAGCGCTGACCGGCTTGCCAGCGAGCGCCTCGGCGACCACGGGCATCGCACTGCCCGCGAGTAGCGGCAGATACCACCACCCAACCTCATGGAACTGACGCCTGGGCGGGAGCACCTCGACCGCGGCCGGAACGCTGAACCGCCGGCCCTCGACCTCGAGAACCAGTTCCTCCTCGTAGATGGCCGGGCGGTAGACGCCGTCGGTCTGCGCAGTAACCGTTACCGTCTGCTTCCGTCGGCTGAACGACTGCGGCGAAACCGTCAGCCATCCGGGCTGTGAGGCCACGCGCCCCCTTGTCTTCCCCCGCCCGGGTATTCTGAGCGTCAAACTGCGGTCGCGCCACTCCCCTTGCCGCATCCTGCCGAAATCGAGATACTCAGGCGAGAACGAGACATCCGGACCTTTCTCGTCCGGAGTTCCCTCGGAGAGCACACGAGGATCCGAATCGGAAGTGGCAGCCGGAGTGCTGACAGGCGCCGCAACTCCGACGCGAGCCGCGACTGCCCTGAGATCGTCCGCCATCTCACCCGCCGACTGGTAACGGTCATGCTTGTCTTTCGCCAAAGACCTCAAGATAACCTGCTCGATACCGGCGGGAAGCGCCGGGGCAATGTCGGCCAGCGGCGCGGGCGTGTCTTCGTCCACCGCCCGCTTCCAGGAGAACGGATCCTTCGACTTAGACGCCTGAAACGGCCGCCTGCCGGTGAGCATCTCGTACAGCGTCACACCTGCGGACCAGATGTCCGACCGGTGATCCGAGCGCTCCTCCTCCTCGAAGTCCTCCGGCGCCATGTAGGCGTATGTACCCGCGCCGCCTGCATACGAGCCGCTACCCAGGATCTCCGCGAGGCCGAAATCCACGATCTTGGCCTGACCCTCTTTCGAGATGAGGATGTTTCCCGGCTTCACATCACGGTGGACGATGTGGTTCCGGTGGGCGAAGTGGAGGGCGTCGCAGAGCTGGATGCCGATGTTCAGCGCCTGGTCGAGAGGCAATCTACCCCGTCCGCGCATAAACTCCTGCAGGTTCGGCCCCTTGACGTACTCCATGTCAATGACAACATGCCCGTCTATACGGTCAACGCCGTTGACCCGCACGATGTTGGGATGGCGCAGGCGGTCGAGGACGCGCGCTTCCTCAAGGAATCGCCCCTCGTCGCCCGCCATCAGGTTGATCTCCTTGAGCGCAACCTGCCTGCGGAGCATGGTGTCCCATGCAAGATACACGATCCCCGAGGCGCCGTGCCCCAATACGTCGAGCTTCTCGTATTTTCCGATAGTGCCTAGAGCCATTGTGGGGCCTATGAGACCGGCTTGGGATGAATGACCTTCAGCCGACCGCCGTCAATCAGATATATGCCGCCGTCGTCACCCACGACCAAGGCTTCGGGTCCGATGAGCTGGCCTTCTCCGATGGCAGTCAGGAACATACCGTCTGACGAATACTTCATGATGCGCTTTTTCGCCGGATCGGAGACGTAGAGGTTGCCCTGGCGATCAAGCGCTCGCGGCGCGGAGAGCAGCTTCACCCTTGTCTCGAACTCGACATCCGCACTGAAGCCACCGACGACGCGGCCGGTGGTGTCCAGTTTCAGCAAACGGCTCTTCACGTCCATGACGTAGAGATAACCGCCCTGCAAGGCGAGTACGCTACCCTGGACGGGGGTATAGGCCAACGAAGAGGGTATGCCATACTCCACAGAGCGCAGGTCCGGACCGGCCGCCACTACGGGGGCGGGCTTCTCCCTCGGAGAGATGAGCTTCAGGAGCGGGATGCTCTCGGCATGGAGGCCGAGCAGGAGTCCGATAGCGATTCCGAGGACCGCCGTCACAATCAGCACCCCGGGCCGACGTCCCGATGCCCGGGCCGGCGCCCGGCGCCTACGCGCATCTTCCGGCTGATATGCGGCGACGGCGACAGTCACATTATCAGATCCACCGCTTCTGAGTGCGGCTCTGACGAGCCTGTCACAGGCTTCCTCGGGATCGACCGAGGAACCGACTATATCGGCGATCTCGGACTCGCGCAGGGGGCCGGTCAGGCCGTCCGAGCAGAGCATGACGACGTCGCCAACCTTCAGTTCGATGCTGTTGACCTCCGGGGCAATGCTCTGTTCGAGGCCGACCGCCCTGGTGATCACGTTCCGGAAGCGACTCCCACGCGCCTGCTCCTCGGTCATCTCGCCGGACCGGACCTTCTCTGCGACGATCGAATGATCCTCAGTGAGGCGGAGCGGCCTGCCGTTCCTCAAGAGGTAGGCCCGGCTGTCTCCGACGTGCGCGACATCGAGTCGGTCGTCTCTGATGGCGGCGGCCACACAGGTGGCGCCCATACCCTGCAGTTCCGGACGAGCCGTCGCGGCCTGAATGACGGCGGCGTTTGCGGCCTGGATGCCCTTCGAAAGCAGGCCGCCCAAGTCGTCGGCTGTTTCGACCCTGGCGGCGGACGCAAATGCGCGCGCCACCGCCTCCACCGCGATCCCGCTGGCGGTCGCTCCGGATGCCCTACCGCCCATGCCGTCGGCGACGACGAG
This window contains:
- a CDS encoding serine/threonine protein kinase; this encodes MALGTIGKYEKLDVLGHGASGIVYLAWDTMLRRQVALKEINLMAGDEGRFLEEARVLDRLRHPNIVRVNGVDRIDGHVVIDMEYVKGPNLQEFMRGRGRLPLDQALNIGIQLCDALHFAHRNHIVHRDVKPGNILISKEGQAKIVDFGLAEILGSGSYAGGAGTYAYMAPEDFEEEERSDHRSDIWSAGVTLYEMLTGRRPFQASKSKDPFSWKRAVDEDTPAPLADIAPALPAGIEQVILRSLAKDKHDRYQSAGEMADDLRAVAARVGVAAPVSTPAATSDSDPRVLSEGTPDEKGPDVSFSPEYLDFGRMRQGEWRDRSLTLRIPGRGKTRGRVASQPGWLTVSPQSFSRRKQTVTVTAQTDGVYRPAIYEEELVLEVEGRRFSVPAAVEVLPPRRQFHEVGWWYLPLLAGSAMPVVAEALAGKPVSAPALVATGLLAVMLFIISIVADLGVPEKLLPGLMAAVGFGAMFGAVKGWLDAALSPGGSVDTEQAMLMSLLVVPLCLLIGLQFMTISKWRCWAVILAFASVAASWAVAR
- a CDS encoding Stp1/IreP family PP2C-type Ser/Thr phosphatase, encoding MTSISTAWKTDKGPRPANEDSCVVMTHDDLNGGADALLVVADGMGGRASGATASGIAVEAVARAFASAARVETADDLGGLLSKGIQAANAAVIQAATARPELQGMGATCVAAAIRDDRLDVAHVGDSRAYLLRNGRPLRLTEDHSIVAEKVRSGEMTEEQARGSRFRNVITRAVGLEQSIAPEVNSIELKVGDVVMLCSDGLTGPLRESEIADIVGSSVDPEEACDRLVRAALRSGGSDNVTVAVAAYQPEDARRRRAPARASGRRPGVLIVTAVLGIAIGLLLGLHAESIPLLKLISPREKPAPVVAAGPDLRSVEYGIPSSLAYTPVQGSVLALQGGYLYVMDVKSRLLKLDTTGRVVGGFSADVEFETRVKLLSAPRALDRQGNLYVSDPAKKRIMKYSSDGMFLTAIGEGQLIGPEALVVGDDGGIYLIDGGRLKVIHPKPVS